The genomic region GGTCACGTGGCCGGTGCGCAGCACATCCCGATGGGTGAGGTGCCCGCTCGCCTCGCCGAGATCGACAACGGGGCGACGCTGTATGTGGTGTGCCACGCGGGAGGCCGATCGCAACGTGTTGCGCAGTATTTGGTTCGCAACGGGTACGAAGCGCTCAACGTCAGCGGTGGAATGCTCGCCTGGGCCGGACTCGGCCGGCCTGTGGTCACCGACGACGGCGGCGTCGGCACGGTCTGAGGGTCGTAGGCTGGTCGCGTGATCCAGGTCTGTTCGCGGTGCGGCACGCGGTGGAACGTTCGCGACCGTCAGCGAAGTTGGTGCCCCCGGTGCCAAGGCACCCTGCAGGCACCCACCACTGATCCAGCAGAGCAGCAGTGGGGTCAGCGGCCCACCCCGAGTGCGGGTGGC from Mycolicibacterium sp. YH-1 harbors:
- a CDS encoding rhodanese-like domain-containing protein; the encoded protein is MDDVEVGQAEVADVPMTFDQSVVLLDVREDDEWQRGHVAGAQHIPMGEVPARLAEIDNGATLYVVCHAGGRSQRVAQYLVRNGYEALNVSGGMLAWAGLGRPVVTDDGGVGTV